In one Halosimplex halophilum genomic region, the following are encoded:
- a CDS encoding DUF7511 domain-containing protein: protein MSTDTTPRSQGEREAPTRELRAVVERYEDAPDECTIYPTGVDEHTRMATWISATAPAFVELDAVR, encoded by the coding sequence ATGTCGACGGACACGACGCCGCGGAGTCAGGGCGAACGCGAGGCGCCGACCCGGGAGCTGCGGGCGGTCGTCGAGCGCTACGAGGACGCCCCCGACGAGTGTACCATCTATCCCACGGGCGTCGACGAGCACACGCGCATGGCGACCTGGATCTCGGCGACCGCGCCCGCGTTCGTCGAACTGGACGCGGTCCGTTAG
- a CDS encoding DUF7344 domain-containing protein, whose amino-acid sequence MSSTSQRTSESDLLSEEADEPEPEAVDETESVPEEAADSEEVADLPLDHVFEILKNERRRTVLHYLQEHGGTVSLGELAEHVAAVENGTTVAQVTSNERKCVYVGLYQCHLPKMDDMDIVEFNQNRGRISLGPNAVQLYEYLEESDGADRPWPLYYGSLTGAGVLGLAASQLGAAAVGLTPTVVATVALVGIAGVAAAQTLDRRDG is encoded by the coding sequence ATGTCCTCGACATCACAGCGCACGAGCGAGAGCGACCTCCTCTCGGAGGAGGCCGACGAGCCCGAGCCGGAGGCGGTCGACGAGACCGAATCCGTCCCGGAGGAGGCGGCCGACTCCGAGGAAGTCGCCGACCTGCCGCTCGACCACGTCTTCGAGATCCTCAAGAACGAACGGCGCCGCACGGTGCTCCACTACCTGCAGGAACACGGGGGAACTGTCTCGCTGGGGGAGCTCGCGGAGCACGTCGCCGCCGTCGAGAACGGCACGACCGTCGCACAGGTCACGTCCAACGAGCGCAAGTGCGTGTACGTCGGACTCTACCAGTGCCACCTGCCGAAGATGGACGACATGGACATCGTCGAGTTCAACCAGAACCGCGGCCGGATCTCGCTGGGCCCCAACGCGGTCCAGCTCTACGAGTACCTGGAGGAGTCCGACGGCGCCGACCGTCCGTGGCCGCTCTACTACGGGTCGCTCACGGGCGCCGGCGTCCTCGGGCTGGCCGCCAGCCAGCTCGGCGCCGCCGCCGTCGGCCTGACGCCGACCGTCGTCGCGACGGTCGCGCTCGTCGGGATCGCCGGCGTCGCCGCCGCGCAGACGCTCGACCGCCGCGACGGCTGA
- a CDS encoding HalOD1 output domain-containing protein, which translates to MAERTTDGDDRVAAREGGSSVVHSKAADRPAGTDLSIAVVEAVAEAKGVAPTEMEETLYDAVDPDALDRLFTDRETGELAGRVVFELEAHEVTVQSNGDVLVRQTGPR; encoded by the coding sequence ATGGCGGAACGAACGACCGACGGGGACGACCGCGTCGCCGCCCGGGAGGGCGGCTCCAGCGTGGTTCACTCCAAGGCGGCCGACCGACCGGCCGGGACGGACCTGAGCATCGCCGTGGTCGAGGCGGTCGCCGAGGCGAAGGGCGTCGCGCCGACCGAGATGGAGGAGACGCTGTACGACGCCGTCGACCCGGACGCGCTCGACCGGCTGTTCACGGACCGCGAAACGGGCGAGCTCGCCGGGCGCGTCGTGTTCGAACTCGAGGCCCACGAGGTCACGGTCCAGTCCAACGGCGACGTGCTCGTCAGACAGACCGGACCGCGATAG
- a CDS encoding nucleotide sugar dehydrogenase, whose protein sequence is MSSQRPEPTALYGADAGEPDQRRAFTGGSVPVAVYGLGKMGLPLAAVYADVSGNVTGVDIDSEVARAVDAGECHVEGEPDLPALVERLAADGSLSATTDAAGAAADASVHVVIVPTLVADDRPDLSALEAAVRSVGEGLDPGDTVVVESTVPPRTCRDRVIPWLEAESGLELGEFGLAFCPERTMSGRALEDIRGAHPKVVGGADDESRRVAELVYGEITDAEIYAVSDPATAECVKVFEGLYRDVNIALANELATLAGEFGVDVPEAIAVANTQPFCDIHDPGPGVGGHCIPYYPYFVISEFDGATPLLETARGVNESMPEYTVERAADALAAEGRDLAGATAAVFGLTYRPGVDETRASPGVDVAELLADRADRVYAVDPVCTDSPPAGVERVSLDDIGARELDLVVVATAHEAFESVPWAAFDDLVVLDGRRQLDPENVPHPVARLGDGSAGN, encoded by the coding sequence CACCGGCGGATCCGTCCCCGTGGCCGTCTACGGCCTCGGGAAGATGGGCCTGCCGCTGGCCGCCGTCTACGCCGATGTCTCCGGGAACGTGACCGGCGTCGACATCGACTCCGAGGTCGCCCGCGCCGTCGACGCCGGCGAGTGCCACGTCGAGGGCGAGCCCGACCTCCCGGCGCTCGTCGAGCGGCTGGCCGCCGACGGGTCGCTGTCGGCGACGACCGACGCGGCCGGCGCCGCCGCGGACGCGAGCGTCCACGTCGTCATCGTTCCGACGCTCGTCGCGGACGACCGGCCGGACCTGTCGGCGCTGGAGGCGGCCGTCCGGTCGGTCGGCGAGGGGCTCGACCCCGGCGACACCGTGGTCGTCGAGTCGACGGTGCCCCCGCGGACCTGTCGCGACCGCGTGATCCCGTGGCTCGAAGCCGAGAGCGGCCTCGAACTCGGCGAGTTCGGCCTCGCCTTCTGCCCCGAGCGGACGATGAGCGGCCGCGCGCTCGAGGACATCCGCGGCGCCCACCCGAAGGTCGTCGGCGGCGCCGACGACGAGAGCCGGCGGGTCGCCGAACTGGTCTACGGGGAGATCACCGACGCGGAGATCTACGCGGTCAGCGACCCCGCGACGGCGGAGTGCGTGAAGGTGTTCGAGGGGCTGTACCGCGACGTGAACATCGCGCTGGCGAACGAGCTGGCGACGCTCGCGGGGGAGTTCGGCGTCGACGTGCCCGAGGCAATCGCGGTGGCCAACACCCAGCCGTTCTGCGACATCCACGACCCCGGCCCGGGCGTCGGCGGCCACTGCATCCCCTACTACCCGTACTTCGTCATCTCGGAGTTCGACGGGGCGACGCCGCTTCTGGAGACGGCCCGGGGCGTCAACGAGTCCATGCCGGAGTACACCGTCGAGCGGGCGGCCGACGCGCTGGCCGCCGAGGGACGGGACCTGGCCGGGGCCACCGCGGCGGTGTTCGGCCTGACCTACCGGCCCGGCGTCGACGAGACGCGCGCCTCGCCGGGGGTCGACGTGGCCGAGCTGCTGGCCGACCGCGCCGACCGGGTGTACGCGGTTGACCCGGTCTGTACGGACTCGCCCCCGGCGGGCGTCGAGCGCGTCTCCCTCGACGACATCGGCGCCCGGGAGCTGGACCTGGTCGTGGTCGCCACGGCCCACGAGGCCTTCGAGTCGGTGCCCTGGGCGGCGTTCGACGACCTGGTCGTCCTGGACGGGCGTCGGCAGCTGGACCCCGAGAACGTCCCGCATCCGGTCGCTCGGCTCGGCGACGGGTCGGCGGGGAACTAG